One window of Candidatus Dechloromonas phosphoritropha genomic DNA carries:
- a CDS encoding DJ-1/PfpI family protein: MQALSIADEQILRVVIVAFDDFTDIDLILIWDLLNRVHLPNWSVRIVGEAKFHRSMTGLTVPIHGPLDEANVADAVLFTSGKGTRTKIVDSEYLAQFKLDPERQLIGSICSGALLLGALGLLTGKEATTYPSAKPLLELFGVRVVERPIVIEGNIATTGGCLAGQYLAGWVIERLVGSAIAQAVITSCQPVGEGLSFNTEVEALPTPGVVVA; this comes from the coding sequence ATGCAAGCCCTGTCCATTGCTGACGAACAAATTCTCCGCGTCGTGATCGTGGCATTTGACGACTTCACCGACATCGATCTGATCCTAATCTGGGATCTCCTGAATCGCGTTCACCTCCCGAACTGGAGTGTGCGCATCGTCGGCGAAGCAAAGTTCCATCGCTCGATGACCGGCCTGACGGTGCCGATCCACGGCCCCCTCGACGAAGCCAACGTCGCTGACGCCGTGCTCTTCACCAGCGGCAAAGGGACGCGCACGAAGATCGTCGATTCTGAATACCTGGCGCAGTTCAAGCTTGATCCAGAGCGTCAACTGATCGGCTCGATTTGCTCCGGCGCGCTGCTTCTGGGCGCACTCGGGCTGCTGACCGGGAAAGAGGCCACCACCTATCCCTCCGCCAAACCGCTCCTTGAGCTATTTGGCGTACGCGTCGTCGAGCGACCGATCGTGATTGAGGGAAACATCGCCACTACTGGCGGTTGTCTGGCAGGGCAGTACCTGGCGGGCTGGGTGATCGAACGGCTCGTCGGGAGCGCCATCGCGCAGGCCGTGATCACTTCTTGTCAGCCCGTTGGGGAGGGTTTGTCGTTCAACACCGAGGTTGAAGCCTTGCCGACACCCGGCGTCGTGGTGGCCTGA